GCTGCCTTCGGTAAGGTGGACTGGACCCTGAATGAGACCTGGCGCATGTCTGCCGGTGCCCGTTGGGAGGAGTACAACCAGGTGGCACTGGATTGGAACCCCTACGGATATACTCTGGATGATCCGCAGATTACCAGCGATGCCGACGAACTACTGGACGCGACCTATACGGATGACGCGGTTTATCCGTCGCTGTCTCTGACCTATATGGGGTCTCTGTGGGCGGAAACGTTCCAGCTGCGTTTCGGCGCGAGTAAAACCGCTGTGCGCCCGGATTTGCGTGAGATTACTGACGCAATCTATATCGACCCGATTACTGACGAGCAGATTAAGGGGAACCCCAATGCTCGCCCATCTGAAATCACCAACTTCGATGTTCGCGGTGAGTGGTACTTCGACAATGGCGACAGCTTGACGCTAACGGCGTACTACAAGGACATCATGGATCCGATCGAATTTTTTGAATTGGCCTCCAGTGATACCAATACAGCCCGCGAAATCATTAATGCGGAATCTGGTGAGATAACTGGTGTTGAACTCGAGGCACTGAAGGCGCTTGGTTTCTTGGGGCAATTCATGGATAGCTTTTTTGTACAGGGCAATCTGACTGTTCAGGAAACCGAGCTGGTCGCTGGCACTGAAGCAGACGCGCCAACCAACCCGGTACGGAATATGTCCGGCGCTTCTGATTATGTCGTGAACATGTTGGTTGGGTTTGACTCACCGGATGGTGCGCATTCTGCAACGCTCGGTTACAACGTTTTCGGCGATCGGCTGTACCTGGCTGGCCGCAACGGCGCGCCGGATGCTTACGAGCTTCCGTTCCATTCTCTGGATCTGACCTACGCCTGGTATCCGACCGAGGAGATTACTATCAAGGCGAAGATGCAGAACCTGTTGGATGAGGCGATTGAAATCAAGCGCGCTAATGTGATCGTGTTTGAGGAAAAGCCCGGTCAGTCCTTTGCGCTGAGTGCCCAGTACACGTTTTAACCTGTTATCACACAACGTAAGCACCCTCGACGCAGCAGAGCGACCAAACCAACAGGGCATCACGTGATCAGCCGGGCACTGGAATCAGTGTCCGGTTTTTTCGTTCTGGTATTCGGGGAACAAAAAAGGGCACCACAGGTGCCCTTGAAAACTGACTGTTCCCGATTACATGTTCGGGTAATTGGGGCCGCCGCCACCTTCCGGTGTGACCCAGACGATATTCTGGGTGGGGTCCTTGATGTCGCAGGTCTTACAGTGCACACAGTTCTGTGCGTTGATCTGGAAGCGTTTGCTGTCGCCCTCGCCAACTACCTCATATACCCCGGCAGGGCAGTAGCGCTGCGCGGGTTCGTCGTAAATCGGCAGGTTGTGGTTCAGTGGAATGTCACTGTCTTTCAGGGTCAAGTGACAGGGCTGATCTTCCTCGTGATTGGTGTTGGAGATGAACACCGAGGAAAGCTTATCGAAGCTCAGCACACCGTCTGGTTTCGGATAGTTGATCTTCTTGCAGTCCGCCGCGGGCTTCAGCTGCGCGTGATCCGCCTTGCTGTCGCTCAGGGTCCAGGGCAGCTTGCCCTTGAATAGGTTGATATCGATAAACGCGTAGGCGGAGCCAAGGATATTGCCCCACTTGTGTTGCGCCGGTCCAAAGTTGCGCTGCGTGTGCAGCTCTTTCCAGGCCCAGCTGTTCTTGTAGCGTTCGCTGTAATCCGTCAGCTCGTCACTGGCGCGTTCGCCGGAGAGGGCTTCCGCCACAGACTCCGCCGCCACCATGCCCGACTTCATCGCGGTGTGGTTACCCTTGATCTTGGCGAAGTTCAGGGTGCCGGCGTCGTCGCCGATCAGCAGGCCGCCGGGGAAGGTCATCTTCGGCTGGGACTGCAGGCCGCCCTTGGTAATTGCGCGCGCGCCATAGGCCACGCGCTGGCCGCCTTCGAGGTATTGCTTGATCACCGGGTGGTGCTTGTAGCGCTGGAACTCGTCGAACGGGCTCACGTGGGGGTTGCTGTAAGACAGGTCGGTGATCAGGCCGACCACGACCTGGTCGTCTTCCAGGTGATACAGGAAGCCGCCGCCGAACGAGCCGGATTCGTCCAGTGGCCATCCTGCGGTGTGCACCACCAGGCCCTGCTTGTGCTTGGCGCTGTCGACCTTCCATATTTCCTTGATGCCGATGCCGTAGTGCTGTGGGTCGCGGTCGGCATCGAGGGAGAATTTGGCAATCAGCTGCTTGCCCAGGTGGCCACGACAGCCTTCCGCAAACAGGGTGTACTTGGCGTGCAGTTCCATGCCCTGCATGTAGCTGTCTTTGTGTTCGCCATTGATGCCAACGCCCATATCACCAGTGGCGATACCTTTGACAGAGCCGTCTTCGTTGTACAGAACTTCTGCCGCGGCGAATCCTGGGAAAATCTCGACACCCAGTGCTTCGGCCTGCTCGGCCAGCCAGCGGCACAGATTGCCGAGGCTGATGATGTAGTTGCCATCGTTATGCATGGTGCTCGGGACCAGCATATTGGGGACTTTGAGGGCACTTTCCGGGCCGCGCATGACGTAGATGTCATCGCCTTCAACCGGGGTCTGCAGCGGCGCACCGCGTTCCTTCCAGTCCGGGAACAGCTCGTTCAGTGCGGTGGGTTCGAACACCGCGCCGGAGAGAATATGTGCGCCGACTTCAGAGCCTTTTTCTACGACACATACACTAATGTCTTCGTTGATCTGGCGCAGTTTGATCGCCGCGCTAAGTCCGGCAGGGCCCGCGCCGACGATGACTACGTCGTACTCCATTGACTCGCGTTCCACAGGTCTCTCCTCAAAGTGTGTTTGATTATTCACCGGCCGAATTATGACAGGTAATTTTTAGATTTCTCGATTATATCGGGCATTGCGTGACTGAACCAATTGCGGAAGTTTTCATTTCCGCTGGCAAAAGCGGCGCAAATCCCCGGATTTTTGCTGGCGGAATAGGGTGTGCTTATGGCCTGAAATTGATCCTGTGAATGGCTGCTACGCTTGCTATTCAACTATTGATTTTGCCTGGTGAAAGGGCCAACATACACGCCGCTCAAACAACTGTTTGAACTTGTGGCCGGTATCAGCTGCCGACGAATGTCCGCTCAGACGCGGGGATTGGCAGATCCGCCACAGCACTCGGCTGGGAGGCTGCCCGAGTTACCCATGGCGCCCCGGAGCCACTCTGGCGATAGGGCAGCGACTTACAAATAGACTACTGAGACGGGATTTTCATGAAAGTTCTTGTAGCTGTGAAGCGCGTTGTTGACTACAACGTGAAAGTTCGCCCAAAGGCGGACGGTTCAGACGTGGACACTGCCAACGTCAAAATGTCCATCAACCCCTTCTGTGAAATCGCCGTAGAAGAAGCGGTGCGCCTGAAGGAAAAGGGTGTGGTCAGTGAAATCATCGCTGTATCCATGGGCCCGAAACAGTGTCAGGAACAAATTCGTACCGCGCTGGCGCTGGGCGCCGACCGCGGTATCCAGGTTCAGTCGGATGCCGAACTCCAGCCCCTGGCGGTCGCCAAGTGCCTGAAGGCCATCGTCGAGAAGGAAGAGCCGCAACTGGTCATCCTCGGCAAGCAGTCTATCGACGGTGACAACAATCAGACCGGGCAGATGCTCGCCGCGCTGACCGGCATGGGGCAGGGCACCTTCGCTTCCGAAGTGAACGTCGAAAATGGCTCGGTAAAGGTTACCCGTGAGATTGACGGTGGCCTGCAGACCGTCGAGCTTCAACTGCCGGCGGTGGTCACCACCGATCTGCGCCTGAACGAGCCGCGCTACGCCTCCCTGCCCAACATCATGAAGGCCAAAAAGAAGCCGCTGGATACCACCACGCCGGAAGAGCTGGGTGTCGACATCGCACCGCGCACCAAGACCCTGAAAGTTGAGCCGCCAGCCGAGCGCCAGGCGGGTATCAAGGTGTCTGACGTTGCGGAACTGGTCGAAAAACTGAAAAACGAGGCGAAAGTAATCTGATGAGTATTCTTGTAATTGCAGAGCACGACAACGCCGAGCTGAAAGGCGCGACCCTGAATACCATTGCCGCAGCCAAGGCGATCGGTGGCGAAATCGACGTACTGGTGGCTGGTAGTGGCTGTGCTGCGGCTGCCGAAGCAGCGGCCAAGGCGGAGGGTGTTAACAAGGTACTGCTGGCAGACAATGCCGCTTACGAACACCAGCTGGCAGAAAACGTGGCCAAGCTGGTCGCTGACCTGGGCAAGAACTATAGCCATATCCTGGCTCCGGCGACTACCACCGGCAAAAACATGCTGCCGCGCGCCGCGGCACTGCTCGACGTGCAACCGATTTCCGATATTCTCGCGGTTGAAAGCCCGGATACGTTCAAGCGGCCAATCTATGCCGGCAACGTGATCGCCACGGTTCAGAGCTCGGATGCCATCAAAGTGGCGTCTGTGCGCACCACTGCGTTCGATCCGGTGGCAGGCGAAGGTGGCAGCGCCTCTGTGGAAACCGTAGACATTGTGGATGATGCAGCGCTATCCAAGTTTGTGGGCGAGGAGCTGGCAGAGTCTGACCGCCCTGAGCTGACCGCAGCGCGCGTGGTCATTTCTGGTGGTCGCGGTATGCAAAACGGCGAAAACTTCGAGATGCTGAACAAGGTTGCGGACAAGCTGGGCGCTGCGGTTGGTGCATCCCGCGCCGCGGTGGATGCTGGCTTTGTTCCCAACGATATGCAGGTTGGTCAGACTGGCAAGATTGTGGCCCCCGACCTGTATATTGCTGTTGGCATCTCCGGCGCGATCCAGCACCTGGCAGGCATGAAGGACTCCAAGGTCATCGTGGCCATCAACAAGGATGAGGAAGCACCGATCTTCTCGGTGGCGGATTACGGCCTGGTGGCCGACCTGTTTGATGCCGTTCCGGAGCTGGACGCAAAGCTGTAAGCTGCAGGTAATATGCGGTAGGGAATAGAAGGCGGCGCAAGCCGCCTTTTTTGTGCCTCGGGCGCGGTGATCGGCACCGGGTGACGCCGGTGTGGCGGTTAAATTTTAACCTTTCCGGTCGATAACATTGCCTTTCCCGGTGCAAGCCCCGAGAATAGGCGCCCCAATAAGTAGAAACATGCTGTCTGTGGTACAGCCGGGACGGGATTTCATCATGTCTTTGGTAAAGCGCACTTTATCTACCGCTCTGCAGGCCCCGGTCGCCCCGGGTGGTACTGCGGCACGACGTAGCCTGATGGCGACGCTTGCGGTCGTGGCTGGCTGGCTGGCGGTGAACGCGATGGCCTACGGGCCGCTGATCGCTCCTGGGGAGCCAGATGATGGCCTTCTCGCAGAGCGGAGCAACCGCAATACCGCGGGCAACAGTCAGGCGGTATCGCTTCCTTCCACGGCATTTTTTGGTGTGGCTGCGGTCAAACCTGCGGCGGAGCCCGAAATCGATCTCGCCAATATCCCCATTACTCAATTGAATCTTGTGCTGTCCGGTGTTCTCAGCAGCAGTGTGGATGACAAAGCCAGCGCATTGGTGGCCGAGCGCGGCAAACCGGCCGAGCGCGTGTTTGTTGGCCAGAAACTACCCGGCGGGGCAGAGGTCTATTCTGTCGAGGTGGATCATATTATCCTTCGACGCAACGGTCAGATGGAAAAGCTGACCTATCCGGATGCAGATGGGCGCCCGACGGTTCCTAAGCAGTACGCAAATTATGCTCGGCAGGCTGCCAAGGTCATTGGCGCCAATTCGGGCGCTAGCCGCACCGAAAAGCAGGAATCAATTCGTGAGCGCCTGGAGCAGCTACGCGAAATGGCACGCCAGCGCCAGGGGGGTAACCAGCGCTGACGCGGGGATGTATTGTGTGCACCGGGGGAAGGGTGCGCTTCCAAGACCTAAATAGTTACTGACTAAATAAGAATTAGAGCCAATTACATAATGATGAGCGTGTTTCACCGACGGCTGGTAGCAGCCGCCCTGGGTTTTTTGTTGTCGTTTTCGGTGCTGGCTCAGTCTTCCCCGGAGAGGGTTACTCTGTCTCTGGACAATGCCGATATTCGCGACCTGATTAACTGGGCGGCGGATTTCACCGGCAAAAACATCATTGTCCACCCGAATGTCAAAGGTAAGGTCACGGTTGTCGCCGGCGACCCGATGAGCCATGCACAGGCCTTCGACGTTTTCATGTCGGTGCTGCAGGTGAACGGCTTCAGCCTGGTTGAGCAGGGCGATGCCTGGAAAGTGGTTCCGGACGCGCTGGCCAAGCAACAGGCAATTCCGGTGATTGATGACCAGACGCGTGCCCGCGGCGAAGCGCTCGTGGTCCGCACCGTTCGTGTCGAGAATATCTCCGCGGCACAACTGATTGCGATGTTGCGCCCACTCATCCCGCAGACGGGCCATCTCGCCGCCTATGCGGACACCAACACCCTCATCGTCGCAGACCGCGCTGCCAACATCGACCAGATCGTGCTGCTGATCAAGCAACTGGACCGCGCCGGTGCGATTGACATTGAACTGGTACCCCTGGAATTTGCCTCGGCAAAAGAGGTCAAGCAGGTGATCAATGAGTTGCTTCAGGGCGGTGGCAAGCAGGCGGGGAACGATGTCCAGCCGCTACGTATTGCCGTGGACGAGCGCTCTAACAGTATCCTGCTGACCGGCGACCCGGTTACCCGCCAACAGCTCAAGAAAGTAATCGAGCGCCTTGATCAGCCTCTGGCTGGTGAGGGCAATACCGCCGTAGTTTACGTGCAGTACGCCAGCGCCACGGATCTGAAACCGATCCTCGAGGGCATGAGCGGCAGTATTCAAAAAACGGAAAAAGACCAGCAGATCGCCGATGTTGAGGTCAGCATCCAGGTCAACGAGGAGCTGAACGCCCTGGTGCTTACCGCACCGCCCTCCCTGCTGGAGACCATGAAAGGTGTGATTGCCAAGTTGGACGTGCGCCGTGCCCAGGTGCTCATTGAAGCGATTATTGTGGAAGTCACTGAAGGCACCGGCAACAACCTTGGCGTAAAGTGGATTGCCGGCAACGATGACAATGTCTTTGCAGGGTTTGACAACGATTTTGCGGAAACACCGATCATCGATGATGACGGCAACGTGTTGTCGGAAGTCAATCCGTTTTCCCTGAATCCTGCCAACCTGGTCCGCTCCGGCTTGAACCTGGGTTTTCTGAGTGGCACGGATGTACGCGTGGCGGTCAATGCCATGGCCAGTGAAAACAATGCGAATATTCTTTCGACGCCGACCATTATGGCCCTCGACAACGAAGAAGCTGAAATCCTCGTTGGCCAGAACGTACCCTTTATTACCGGTGAGCAGCTGCTTTCCGGCAGCAACAACGATCCATTCACCACCATCCAGCGCCAGGATGTAGGCACGACCCTGAAGGTTACCCCCCGGGTCAACAATAACAACTCGGTGACACTGGAAATCGAACAGAAAGTGGAAAACGTGTTGCCGGTTACCGGCCAGGCAGCGGACATCATTACCAGCAAGCGCGAGATCCGCACCAAGGTATTGATCGACGATGGTGCCATCCTGGTACTGGGCGGCCTGATTGAAGACAAGGTTACGGAGATCAATGACAAGGTGCCGCTGCTCGGCGACATCCCCGGCATCGGCCGCCTGTTCCGCAATTCGAAGAAAGACGTCGACAAAACCAATCTGATGGTCTTCCTGCGCCCGCGCATCCTCAGTAACCAGATCGCCGGTTACGAGGAGACCCGCAAGCGCTACCGCGACATGCAGGAAAAACAGCTGCATCTGCGCGATAACACCAGCCGGATTTGGGATTGGAACCGCGGCGAAACCCTACCGGATCTGCTGCCGCCTGCTACGGCCATCGAGCCAGAGGCGGAGCCTCTTCCCATGGAGCCTGAGGACGTCAAGTGATGACGGATCTCGCGGTCAAACGTTTGCCCTACGCGTTCGCCAAGCGCCACCAGGTGCTGCTGGCTGAGGTGGATGGCACGCCGGTGTGCCAGTACGTGGCACCGTTGAACCCCACGGTGCTGGCGGAAGTGCAGCGACTGTGTGAAATGCCGCTGGGAATTGCCGCGGTTGAAGCGGAAGCCTTTCAGGAAGCGTTGCAGCGCCAGTACGAGAACCGCGAGGGCGGTAACTTGTCCGATGTGGAAGGCCTGGGGGATGACCTGGACCTGGCTGCCGTCGCTGACTCTCTGCCGGAAACAGAGGATCTGCTGGAACAGGAAGACGATGCACCCATCGTCCGGCTGATCAACGCCATCTTTGCCGAATCGCTCAAGCAGGGCGCCTCGGATATTCACATTGAAACCTTTGAAAAGCGCCTTGTGGTGCGCTTCCGCGTGGATGGTGTACTGCGCGAAGTGCTGCAGCCACGACGGGCGCTGGCGCCACTGCTGGTTTCCCGTATCAAGGTAATGGCCAAGCTCGATATCGCCGAGAAGCGCGTGCCGCAGGACGGGCGTATTTCCCTGCTGATGGGCGGCCGTGAGGTGGATGTACGTGTTTCAACCATGCCATCTTCCGCCGGCGAGCGGGTGGTGATGCGTCTGCTGGACAAGCAGGCGGGCAAGATGGATATGCGGCAGCTGGGAATGGCCGAAGGCGACCTGAAGGTCATGACGGAGCTGCTCGGCCGCCCACACGGCATTTTGCTGGTGACCGGGCCGACCGGCTCCGGTAAAACCACCACCCTGTATGCGGGCCTCGCCAGTATCAACAACCGCGAAAAGAACATTCTCACCGTCGAAGACCCGGTGGAATACAACCTGGAAGGTGTCGGCCAAACCCAGGTGAATACGAAAGCGGATATGACGTTCGCGCGCGGCCTGCGAGCCATTCTCCGGCAAGACCCGGATGTGGTCATGGTGGGTGAAATCCGTGACCTGGAGACCATGCAGATTGCCATTCAGGCAAGTTTGACCGGCCACCTGGTGCTCTCCACTTTGCACACCAATACTGCCCTCGGCGCCGTTACGCGCCTTGTGGATATGGGGATTGAACCCTTCCTGCTGTCGTCCAGTGTGATCGGTGTGCTCGCCCAGCGCCTGGTGCGGGTGTTGTGTCCGGACTGCCGCCAGGCCCATGCGGCCGACAGCTTCGAGTGCAGAATGCTCGGCGTGGACGAGCGCGAGGGGGCAACCATTTATCGCCCCGGTGGCTGCGAGAAGTGCAATCACAGCGGCTATCTCGGGCGCGTCGGCATTTATGAGCTGGTGCCCGTGAATGAGAAGCTGCGTCAATTGATTCATGATCGCGCATCGGAAAGTGCGCTGGTCCAGGAGGCCCGCACGCTCGGCCCCAGTATTCGCGACGACGGTATGGCCAAGGTCCTTGCCGGTATCACTTCACTGGAAGAAGTGCTTCGAGTAACCCAGGAGTCTTGAGATGGGTGCTTTCGAGTACACCGCGCTCAACAGTGGTGGGCGCAAGAATCGGGGAACGCTAGAGGCCGACAGTGCCAAAGCGGCCCGCCAGCAACTGCGCGCCCGCGGGTTGATCCCGCTGGAAGTCAATGCCGCCTCCGAATCGAGCAGCGCCGGCAGTGCCAGCATCCTGTCCGGCAGCCCGGGGCTCAGCGTAAAGGCGCTTGCCTTGTTGACCCGGCAAATTGCCACCTTGTTGCGCGCCGGTATACCCTTGGAAGAAACCCTCGGCGCTATTGCCAATCAATCCCGCAACCAGAAAGTTCGGCGTATCGTTCTGGCGGTGCGTGCCAAAGTGCTGGAAGGGCACAGCTTTGCCCAGGCCCTCGCCAGTTTCCCACGGGCGTTTCCCAAACTGTACCGCGCGACCGTGGAAGCCGGCGAGCACTCCGGTCACCTGGATGATGTTCTGGAGCGCCTGGCGGATTACACCGAAAACCAGCAGGTCTTTCGGCAAAAGGTCCAGCTGGCCCTGATCTATCCCCTGGTGCTGGTGGTGATCTGTGTACTCGTGGTCACCGGCCTGATGGTGTATGTGGTGCCGGATGTAATCGAGGTCTTTACCGGTACCGGGCAGCAGTTGCCACTGGCTACCCGGATACTGGTGTCGATCAGTGACTTTATTGCGGCGTGGGGCTGGTTGATCCCACCGGCGATCCTGGCACTGGCGATTGGCTGGATACTGCTGCTGCGCAGACCGGGCTTTCGGTACCGGTTCCACCACCGTTTGCTGGACATGCCCGCCATCGGCTGGCTGGTGCGGGGAGGGCAGAGTGCCCGCTACGTGGGAACCCTGGCGATTCTCACCGGTAGTAGCGTCCCGCTGGTGCAGGCCATGGGTATTGCCAGTGGTGTAATGAGCAACGATTACCTGAAGGAGCGCCTGCAGATTGCACAGAAGTTTGTGCGTGAAGGGGGCAGCCTGCGGCGGGCGCTGGAAGATGTTGAATACTTCCCGCCGATGATGACGTATATGGTAGCCAGCGGTGAATCTTCTGGCACCCTCGACCAGATGCTGGTTCGGGCAGCGGAAAATCAGGAGCGGGATCTGCAAGGTGCCGTCACCGCATTTGTGAGCCTGTTTGAACCGATCATGCTGCTGGTGATGGCAGGTATTGTGCTGTTTATCGTGATGGCCATCATGATGCCAATTATGAATATGAACCAGCTGGTTGTTTGATGACAACGGTTGGTAAACGACTGAGGGCAGTGGCCCCAAACTCTTTTTGTGAGGTTGCAAGATGAAAAAACTACATAACAGTCGGGGTTTTACCCTGATCGAAATCATGGTGGTCATCGTGATTCTGGGCGTGCTGGGCGCACTGGTGGTTCCCAATATCATGGGCCGTACCGGTGAGGCGCGTGTGAAAGCGGCCACCGTGGACCTGCGTGCGATTTCCACTGCCCTGGATATGTACCGCATGGACAATTTCGTATACCCCAGTTCCGATCAGGGGCTGGAAGCGCTGGTAACCAAACCCTCTGGCTTCCCGGAAGCCAAAAACTGGAATGAACCCTACCTGAAAAAAGCGCCGAAGGATCCCTGGGGCAACGCGTACCAGTACATCAGCCCGGGCAGCTCCGGCCCTTATGATCTGTTCAGCCTGGGTGCTGATGGCAAGCCGGGTGGTGAAGGCGAAGCCGCCGATCTTTTTGCTTCTGAACTCTGAGGCAGGCCCAGGTCACCGCTGATATGCGTAGAGCAGCGCACCGCCAACGGGGATTTACCCTGATCGAACTGCTGGTGGTGATGGTCATCATCGCCTCACTGGCAGGCATGGCGACTTTGTCTCTGCGTAATACCGATGGCCGCAATTGGACCGGTGAGGTACAGCGCCTGGCGAATCTTCTGCAGCTGGTGGCCGACCGTGCCCTGATCGACAAGGCCCACTACGGAGTGGTGTTCGAAGAAAGTGGCTACCAGGTAGTCCGTTACGATTCCGGCAGCATGAAGTGGCAGGAAATGGACTTTTCCGGTCAACCCGCGGGGGCCAATGCCCGCCGCTTTACGGCCCACGAGCTTCCTCCGATCATGCGCCTTGAGGTCCTCTCGCAGACCGAATTGCCCGGTGCCAATGGCGACGACCGCAGTTTTGGCGGTGCCGGTCGCGGCGCTGAGGGGGATCGCGCCCGCTCGGGCAAGGGCGGTAATGGCGCTGATAAAGAAATTCTTCCCCAGTTTGCGGCGCTCTCCAGCGGCGAGGTGTTGCCGGTCGAAATCGGCTTCTTCCTGATGAAAAACGGCGATATCGCACGCGCCGCGATCATTTCTTACAGCAGCCTCTACGGCATGCAACTGGAGTGGCAGAGCGATGAGTACTGATACTCGCGCACACCATTCACGCCTGCGCAGCCAGCGTGGGTTCACCCTGGTCGAGGTGCTGGTAGCACTGGTGATTTTCGGAGTGATTGCCGCCAGCGTACTGAAAACCCTTCAAGACAGTGTGCGCCAGCAGGTCGCCTTGGAAGAGCGCCTCACCGCAAACTGGGTGGCGCAGCAGGCACTGGCCGAAATCCGTTTGCGTACGGATTGGCCGCCGCTGGGCAAAAAGACGGAAAAAGTACTGCTGGGTGACCGTGAGTGGCAGGTCACCGCTGAAGTAAAGAGCACCAATGAGCCGAAGATGCGGCACATTATCGTGCAGGTAGGCTGGCCGGAAGCGGAGCAGCCAATTCTCACCATCGACTCCTGGATGGCGCAGTCTGCCAGTGCACGCGCTGGGGGAGGGCGGTCATGACGCGCCCACAACAACCTGCCGCGGGCTTTACCCTGATCGAAATCATGGTGGTGCTGGTGATCGTCTCAATCATCGGCATCGGCTCCTATTCCCTGCTCGAAACCTTCTTTACCACCGATCGGGTGCTCACGGCGCGGGCTGATGAGATGCGCCGCCTTTCCATGGCCATGTACCGCATGGACGATGATCTGCGCCAGCTCACCGTACGACCGGTCAAAAATGCCTACAGCGGCTACGAGCCTGCTTTCCTTGGGGTAACCAGCGAGTTTGAATTTACCCGCCTGGGCGCGGCAAACCTGACGGGCGAGCCTCGTGGCAACGTGCAGCGTCTGCGCTATGGAATTGGCTACGCCGACGAGGATTCAGACAGCCGGATTGCCCCTGCTATTGACGACGATACTGCCCTGCTATTGCGCAGCCGCTGGCAAGTGCTGGATCGGGGGCCCGATTCCGAACCCATCGCGGAGCCGATACTCGATGGGGTCATTGATCTCAATTTTCGCTATTACGACCGGGATACCAAGGCCTGGCTCGCCCAGTGGCCTCCGGCCTCGTCTGCGACCACTCCTGGGGCAGTCGATCTTCGCCTGCCCCGAGCGCTGGAGGTGACTCTGGTAACACGCACCGGTGGCGAGATACGCCGAGTGTTTTCGTTACCCGAATATACCGTGGTTGCCGGTGGTGGCAGTTCGAGCAGTAGCGGCGGAGGCCAGGACGACGGCTCTGGGAATGACGGCTCTGGGAATGACGGGGGTGGCGACGACGGCAGCGGCGACGATCGAGGTGGCAGCAGTGGCTCTGATGATCGCAGCCGGGGCGGTGACCGATGAGCAAGGTCGGTTTACCGCAGCAGCGAGGAGTGGCCTTGATCACGGTGCTGCTGGTCATGGTCATAGCCGTGGCTGCCGTGACCCATGCGGTTACCCGCAATCGCCTGGCCATTTCCCGGACCAGTGCCATTCTGGCCAACACCCAGCTCGCGGAATTCGTGCACGGTGCCGAGGCCTGGGCCATTATCGCGCTGGAGAAGGATTTCGAGGAGGACCGCACCGCGAGCTCGGCCAGTGACAATTTGCTCGAGGCCTGGGCGCAAAAGTTGGTGGAGTTTAATCCGGATAACGGAAAAATTCGCATTCAAATCAAAGACTTAAATTCCTGTTTTAACGTAAATAATTTAGCTGCCACGGGCAGGGCGGGAGGCGATTCGGGCGGGGCCTCCGCCGAGGCGGATACCACCGATAGCAAAGTGCTACAGCGGCTGGTACGCAATCTCGGGGGCAGGCGGGAAACTGCGCTGGCGATCGAGGACTGGGTGGACCCGGGGGATACCCCGCTTTCATCCGGCACTGAGGACACGGGCTACCTGGGCCAGGAAGTGGCCCACCGTACGCCGGATACCTTTATCACCGACATTTCCGAGCTCAGTGCGGGGCAGGGTATCGAGCCAAAAGAATGGAGCGCAATAGCGCCGGAGCTTTGTGCGCTGCCGGAGTCCGGAACGAAAATAAACGTGAATACGGCTTCCCAGGAACTGCTCTCAGCAATGTACCCCTCGGCGAATATTCCGGGGCTCATCAGTC
This Microbulbifer sp. Q7 DNA region includes the following protein-coding sequences:
- a CDS encoding electron transfer flavoprotein-ubiquinone oxidoreductase; translation: MEYDVVIVGAGPAGLSAAIKLRQINEDISVCVVEKGSEVGAHILSGAVFEPTALNELFPDWKERGAPLQTPVEGDDIYVMRGPESALKVPNMLVPSTMHNDGNYIISLGNLCRWLAEQAEALGVEIFPGFAAAEVLYNEDGSVKGIATGDMGVGINGEHKDSYMQGMELHAKYTLFAEGCRGHLGKQLIAKFSLDADRDPQHYGIGIKEIWKVDSAKHKQGLVVHTAGWPLDESGSFGGGFLYHLEDDQVVVGLITDLSYSNPHVSPFDEFQRYKHHPVIKQYLEGGQRVAYGARAITKGGLQSQPKMTFPGGLLIGDDAGTLNFAKIKGNHTAMKSGMVAAESVAEALSGERASDELTDYSERYKNSWAWKELHTQRNFGPAQHKWGNILGSAYAFIDINLFKGKLPWTLSDSKADHAQLKPAADCKKINYPKPDGVLSFDKLSSVFISNTNHEEDQPCHLTLKDSDIPLNHNLPIYDEPAQRYCPAGVYEVVGEGDSKRFQINAQNCVHCKTCDIKDPTQNIVWVTPEGGGGPNYPNM
- a CDS encoding electron transfer flavoprotein subunit beta/FixA family protein — encoded protein: MKVLVAVKRVVDYNVKVRPKADGSDVDTANVKMSINPFCEIAVEEAVRLKEKGVVSEIIAVSMGPKQCQEQIRTALALGADRGIQVQSDAELQPLAVAKCLKAIVEKEEPQLVILGKQSIDGDNNQTGQMLAALTGMGQGTFASEVNVENGSVKVTREIDGGLQTVELQLPAVVTTDLRLNEPRYASLPNIMKAKKKPLDTTTPEELGVDIAPRTKTLKVEPPAERQAGIKVSDVAELVEKLKNEAKVI
- a CDS encoding electron transfer flavoprotein subunit alpha/FixB family protein, whose protein sequence is MSILVIAEHDNAELKGATLNTIAAAKAIGGEIDVLVAGSGCAAAAEAAAKAEGVNKVLLADNAAYEHQLAENVAKLVADLGKNYSHILAPATTTGKNMLPRAAALLDVQPISDILAVESPDTFKRPIYAGNVIATVQSSDAIKVASVRTTAFDPVAGEGGSASVETVDIVDDAALSKFVGEELAESDRPELTAARVVISGGRGMQNGENFEMLNKVADKLGAAVGASRAAVDAGFVPNDMQVGQTGKIVAPDLYIAVGISGAIQHLAGMKDSKVIVAINKDEEAPIFSVADYGLVADLFDAVPELDAKL
- a CDS encoding type II secretion system protein N, translated to MSLVKRTLSTALQAPVAPGGTAARRSLMATLAVVAGWLAVNAMAYGPLIAPGEPDDGLLAERSNRNTAGNSQAVSLPSTAFFGVAAVKPAAEPEIDLANIPITQLNLVLSGVLSSSVDDKASALVAERGKPAERVFVGQKLPGGAEVYSVEVDHIILRRNGQMEKLTYPDADGRPTVPKQYANYARQAAKVIGANSGASRTEKQESIRERLEQLREMARQRQGGNQR
- the gspD gene encoding type II secretion system secretin GspD; this translates as MMSVFHRRLVAAALGFLLSFSVLAQSSPERVTLSLDNADIRDLINWAADFTGKNIIVHPNVKGKVTVVAGDPMSHAQAFDVFMSVLQVNGFSLVEQGDAWKVVPDALAKQQAIPVIDDQTRARGEALVVRTVRVENISAAQLIAMLRPLIPQTGHLAAYADTNTLIVADRAANIDQIVLLIKQLDRAGAIDIELVPLEFASAKEVKQVINELLQGGGKQAGNDVQPLRIAVDERSNSILLTGDPVTRQQLKKVIERLDQPLAGEGNTAVVYVQYASATDLKPILEGMSGSIQKTEKDQQIADVEVSIQVNEELNALVLTAPPSLLETMKGVIAKLDVRRAQVLIEAIIVEVTEGTGNNLGVKWIAGNDDNVFAGFDNDFAETPIIDDDGNVLSEVNPFSLNPANLVRSGLNLGFLSGTDVRVAVNAMASENNANILSTPTIMALDNEEAEILVGQNVPFITGEQLLSGSNNDPFTTIQRQDVGTTLKVTPRVNNNNSVTLEIEQKVENVLPVTGQAADIITSKREIRTKVLIDDGAILVLGGLIEDKVTEINDKVPLLGDIPGIGRLFRNSKKDVDKTNLMVFLRPRILSNQIAGYEETRKRYRDMQEKQLHLRDNTSRIWDWNRGETLPDLLPPATAIEPEAEPLPMEPEDVK